Proteins encoded within one genomic window of Legionella sp. PC997:
- a CDS encoding beta-ketoacyl synthase N-terminal-like domain-containing protein, whose protein sequence is MIKQRRKYTYSPQSNLYWLAHQIDGHYVFPLDNLLMMIYSTLKPLATAQVMQLTELELKKLLIAEEEQTINLVLEIDPINHYCSIEQLHGDGSKEIVLRSNYQFKLESEIDKVREFLSTSLGDMSVVSMDPKVHPTSLSGRREFRFNNTIAKSDFYQKDSLHYLGDCYRIIEQYHLNDSFFAVLNPKASYPAVLGSMLHSLIYLDDPCFQKNPRPGLPKKIKRVLFHVRNQPNEFLYAKDQDATVCDAQGNWQVIMEGVELTRSKTPEIKTLKEPLDIAVIGMAGQFPQAKNLEELWRGLCEGFNAITPLEKRGEHNFREPNYAGWLTDVFAFDPEYFHIPKIEAQAMDPQQRLFLETAATALMDAGYSPMELPDKFCGVFVGASQNNYLTHSLQKPIAQSFWGNAPSVIAGRVSYTFNLTGPAITFDTACSSSLVAIHQACQAIKNGECSSALAGGVFIMSNDNFLQQAHHAKMLSPDYACQTFGDKANGFIPGEAVGCVYLKPLAQALQDHDPIYAVIKASGVNQDGQSNGITAPNGLAQTSLMQQIYTSYGLSTKDLAYIETHGTGTELGDPIEVHALQRLFTTQSTNPEQSCGLGSIKSNIGHTVHAAGVCGFIKTILCSYFQQIPATLHCERENPQIDFASTSFYPVKELSPWPKNKPLAAVSSFGFSGTNAHVVIQQFANQNRPQFPVHPFKKIQCYWEYTSEYTLSADQTYFSQHLVNHQAILPGVVSLALTQYFLNELPLYCVNVHWLKALPALNPLLKVNINRTHSALELLHDGDSFFRAEFAEHEKDIVPFNLHEFKRISQTIDCTEFYRCFEQAGINYGPDLKNIKQLFALEDRVFAPIQFNGDFSEFLFNPYLLDAALQTVGYFTLYQQQPLSLPVSAKKMILLKKLGNHALVCTKKIGPLSFHIQIFDEEETLCVVIEELKAHYLITSYRPTTPGDLSAGSRNIETSLDPADKPRDVGVHAQVLNTSANLPLASQGLSTDVDNAGVDTKSTQELVYSIFSHRLNMTSDELKRVGQFSKLGLDSLLAMDIIFDLESHFGSQPKTLLFDHTTFDELIAHFSIHTPRRREEQKPQPWSVPISSAADMAIIGMAVNFPQASDFTSFIEILENEKNCIQPIDSRSYGFGALLENANDFDALFFNIAPNDALIMCPQERIMLQNAWHCLEDAGIRLDNQPQSVGVFIGAMNNFYQLTGFEKSLKEQKTVLANSTAASIANRISSVLNFTGPSLTLDSMCSSSLTALHLAMQAILANDVSMALVGGVNLISHDYKYQELLHRNMLSLQGHCASFGEHADGYVPSEGVVSILIKPLHAAIRDGDRIHAVIKGSSVAHNGTSSGYTVPNANAQAEVIKKAIVNAGLKPEDISYVECHGTGTQLGDPIEIKGLSKVFTERDSPCFIGSLKSNLGHMEAAAGLAGMVKVIAQMQQKKLYTSLHASSLNPNIQLPKSLILCQNPSSWSVHPKDQCYYAGVSSFGAGGSNAHVILQSYEHTIQPKVSPLPRTVFQNRRYAHEVENSTTPDRFYEYVWQQQEQLTNKPLVPASCKWVVLSTKSNEAEIRKHLAQDVIHFIYTSQSEWHFPQEQSVVTSKQIIELLPDEFILLDCCNDELELIEHLSFLQQIALATKKGTILQINESHSPNLEVIAYFLRCMNEQTIGLKTATLVLEPPFFTYELIQEELRQINLNYHKIRYTQAQRFIQVLQEREYKKSASISIDSEKVYLITGGTSGIGAEVAKWLVARGVRKLILTGITPLPQENLWEHYLQSSCKAGKTVQLIHQLKKQGCVVFYYIGDLAQEELLATFLKIVMKEKSHFGWIFHCAGVTPKQTKSLTELTKNEFAQMFHPKKAALDALWPVVNSYGFERLVLFSSVSGVLPELAMGVVDYALSNHYLNAFAQLHPGKVLSIAWPAWNEFSKNAERSSSYQRSQLGSYKTHEALALLTTLLASATSSSVIMPSKNGRSLNAPLSEQNLSIPSNALEMLKRILMEVVGVTEDEIKLDRSFAEYGIDSVLLMALLKKIEAVMGLMLAAEVIFEHNTLGRLASHIQQINGFEPETLSKPMITLKQRNNPKKIAVIGIGCQFPGAHNVEQFWDNLLDAKISITPIPKDRVDRIEYVAFHGGFIEEHAWASALDFGFSKAHHRQINPLVTRALTLSQHAIFDAGFTKETIKGMNAGVFVGARADFSAQQEINQFTIIGQGQNFIAAHINHFFDLSGTAEVVDTACSSSLVALYHAVSALRAGDIELALVGGIDGLVNTRPFALMDAAKALSPDFRCRPFDVRANGIVLSEGGGFVVLKPLEQAIADGNKIYCVIEGIAVNNDGSTMGYTTPNPKAQQKVIQKALANAGLTAQHLDYVEMHATGTELGDPMELQALTHVLGHSSIKKCVVGGVKANIGHTLSAAGMAGFIKTALCSYHHCLLPQPEKITPNPRYDFAHSPLCLIDEPKILDATRTHYFGVSAFGFGGTNAHVILSSRIPKHQSIKRAVSQRKEPNSEIMDEFFNVERI, encoded by the coding sequence ATGATTAAGCAACGACGTAAATATACTTACAGTCCCCAAAGTAATTTGTACTGGTTGGCGCACCAGATTGATGGTCATTATGTGTTCCCGCTCGATAATTTACTCATGATGATCTACTCCACTTTGAAGCCTTTAGCTACTGCACAAGTCATGCAATTAACTGAGCTTGAATTAAAGAAATTATTAATTGCCGAAGAAGAACAAACGATTAATTTAGTTCTCGAAATCGATCCCATAAATCATTATTGCAGCATTGAGCAATTGCATGGTGATGGCAGTAAGGAAATCGTTTTACGAAGTAATTATCAATTTAAATTAGAAAGCGAAATAGATAAAGTACGAGAATTTTTGTCTACATCCTTAGGCGACATGTCTGTGGTATCCATGGATCCTAAGGTCCACCCAACAAGTTTATCGGGAAGACGGGAATTTCGTTTTAATAACACTATAGCGAAGAGTGATTTTTATCAGAAGGATTCGTTACACTACTTAGGGGATTGTTATCGGATTATTGAACAATATCATTTGAATGATTCATTTTTTGCAGTCCTAAATCCTAAGGCCAGTTATCCTGCTGTTTTGGGGAGCATGTTGCATTCTTTGATTTATCTTGATGATCCTTGTTTTCAGAAAAATCCTCGTCCCGGATTACCTAAAAAAATCAAAAGAGTGTTATTTCATGTCCGGAATCAGCCTAATGAATTTTTATATGCTAAAGACCAAGACGCTACGGTTTGTGATGCGCAGGGAAATTGGCAAGTCATTATGGAAGGAGTTGAGCTCACGCGATCTAAAACACCTGAAATTAAAACGCTTAAAGAGCCTTTAGATATTGCTGTAATTGGTATGGCGGGGCAATTTCCACAAGCTAAAAATCTGGAAGAATTATGGCGTGGTTTATGTGAAGGATTTAATGCGATTACCCCCTTAGAGAAACGAGGAGAACACAATTTTCGTGAGCCCAATTATGCTGGGTGGTTAACTGATGTCTTTGCCTTTGATCCCGAATATTTCCATATACCAAAAATTGAAGCGCAAGCGATGGATCCGCAACAGCGTTTATTTTTAGAAACAGCAGCAACTGCGTTAATGGATGCGGGTTATTCCCCCATGGAACTTCCTGATAAATTCTGCGGTGTTTTTGTGGGGGCAAGCCAGAATAATTATTTGACACACAGTTTACAAAAACCTATTGCCCAAAGTTTTTGGGGAAATGCCCCATCAGTTATTGCTGGACGAGTTTCTTATACTTTTAATCTAACGGGACCGGCAATTACTTTTGATACCGCATGTTCTTCTTCCTTAGTTGCCATACATCAAGCGTGCCAGGCGATTAAAAATGGTGAATGCTCGAGTGCTCTTGCAGGCGGGGTGTTTATTATGAGCAATGATAATTTTCTCCAGCAAGCACATCATGCCAAAATGCTCTCACCAGATTATGCTTGTCAAACCTTTGGGGATAAAGCGAATGGATTTATTCCCGGCGAAGCGGTTGGCTGTGTTTATTTAAAGCCTTTAGCGCAGGCGCTTCAAGATCACGATCCCATTTATGCCGTAATTAAGGCTAGTGGGGTGAATCAAGATGGACAATCAAATGGCATTACCGCACCTAATGGTTTAGCACAGACGTCACTAATGCAACAGATATACACTTCCTATGGCTTATCAACGAAGGATCTCGCATACATTGAAACTCATGGAACAGGTACCGAACTGGGTGATCCTATTGAAGTACATGCGTTGCAGCGATTATTTACAACACAGTCTACGAATCCGGAACAATCATGTGGCCTAGGAAGCATAAAATCCAATATCGGTCATACAGTCCATGCCGCCGGGGTGTGTGGTTTTATCAAAACTATTTTATGCAGCTATTTCCAACAAATTCCAGCAACACTTCATTGTGAACGTGAAAATCCACAAATTGATTTTGCCAGTACCTCCTTTTATCCCGTCAAAGAATTAAGCCCATGGCCTAAAAATAAACCGCTTGCAGCAGTAAGTTCATTTGGATTTTCTGGTACCAATGCCCATGTGGTCATCCAACAGTTTGCCAATCAGAATAGGCCTCAGTTTCCAGTACACCCATTCAAAAAAATTCAGTGTTATTGGGAGTACACTTCAGAATATACCTTATCCGCGGATCAGACTTATTTCAGTCAGCATCTCGTAAATCATCAGGCCATTTTACCAGGGGTAGTGAGTCTGGCCTTAACTCAGTATTTCCTTAATGAACTACCCTTATATTGTGTGAATGTGCATTGGCTCAAAGCATTGCCTGCACTTAATCCATTGTTGAAGGTTAATATAAATAGAACTCATAGCGCCCTTGAACTCCTTCATGATGGAGATTCGTTTTTTAGAGCAGAATTTGCAGAACATGAAAAAGACATAGTCCCCTTTAATTTGCATGAGTTCAAACGTATCTCCCAAACAATTGACTGCACTGAATTTTATCGCTGTTTTGAACAAGCAGGGATTAACTATGGTCCGGATTTAAAAAACATCAAGCAACTTTTTGCCTTAGAAGACCGGGTTTTTGCTCCGATTCAATTTAATGGAGATTTTAGCGAGTTTTTGTTTAATCCTTACCTCCTAGACGCTGCGTTACAAACCGTTGGCTATTTCACTTTGTATCAACAACAACCGCTTTCTTTACCGGTAAGCGCTAAAAAAATGATACTTCTTAAAAAGTTAGGGAATCATGCTTTAGTGTGCACAAAAAAAATAGGCCCGCTTAGTTTTCATATTCAAATTTTTGATGAAGAGGAGACACTGTGTGTCGTAATTGAAGAATTAAAAGCGCATTATCTTATAACATCTTATCGTCCTACTACGCCCGGCGATTTATCTGCAGGATCCAGAAATATTGAGACCTCATTGGATCCCGCGGATAAGCCGCGGGACGTAGGAGTACATGCACAAGTACTGAATACATCAGCAAACCTACCGCTTGCATCCCAGGGGTTGTCCACCGATGTAGATAATGCAGGAGTAGATACAAAATCGACTCAAGAATTAGTCTATTCTATTTTTTCCCATCGCCTAAACATGACCTCTGATGAGCTAAAAAGAGTGGGCCAATTTAGTAAGCTAGGTTTAGATTCTTTATTGGCTATGGATATTATTTTTGATTTAGAATCTCATTTTGGCAGTCAACCCAAAACGCTGTTATTTGACCATACAACGTTTGATGAATTAATAGCACATTTCAGCATTCATACTCCTCGAAGACGCGAAGAGCAAAAGCCACAGCCTTGGTCCGTCCCAATTTCTTCTGCAGCGGATATGGCAATTATTGGCATGGCTGTTAATTTTCCTCAAGCTTCTGATTTCACCTCATTCATCGAGATTTTGGAAAACGAGAAAAATTGCATTCAGCCAATTGATAGTCGAAGTTATGGTTTTGGCGCATTGCTCGAAAATGCCAATGATTTTGATGCCCTTTTTTTTAATATTGCGCCTAACGATGCATTGATAATGTGTCCGCAAGAACGAATTATGCTGCAAAACGCATGGCATTGCTTGGAAGATGCGGGAATTCGTCTTGACAATCAACCTCAATCCGTTGGGGTGTTTATTGGTGCTATGAATAATTTTTATCAATTAACGGGTTTTGAAAAAAGCTTAAAAGAACAAAAAACAGTTTTAGCGAATTCAACTGCTGCAAGTATTGCCAATCGAATTTCCAGTGTGCTTAATTTTACTGGACCGAGTCTTACGCTTGACAGTATGTGCTCCTCTTCATTAACCGCATTACATTTGGCAATGCAAGCCATTCTTGCCAATGATGTATCCATGGCTTTAGTGGGAGGGGTAAATCTCATAAGTCATGATTATAAATATCAAGAACTCTTGCATCGAAATATGTTATCGCTTCAGGGACATTGTGCCAGTTTTGGAGAACACGCCGATGGCTATGTACCAAGTGAAGGAGTCGTGAGCATTTTAATCAAACCCCTCCACGCAGCAATCCGTGATGGGGATCGTATCCATGCCGTGATTAAAGGCAGTAGTGTCGCTCATAATGGGACCAGTTCAGGTTATACCGTTCCTAATGCAAATGCCCAAGCAGAAGTAATTAAAAAAGCAATCGTAAACGCAGGGTTAAAACCCGAAGACATCAGTTATGTGGAGTGCCATGGTACTGGAACCCAATTAGGGGATCCGATTGAAATAAAAGGTTTAAGCAAAGTATTTACCGAGCGGGATTCGCCATGCTTTATTGGTTCCTTAAAATCAAATTTAGGCCATATGGAAGCAGCCGCAGGGCTTGCAGGTATGGTCAAAGTAATCGCACAAATGCAACAAAAAAAGCTTTATACAAGTCTGCACGCGAGCAGTCTGAACCCTAATATTCAATTGCCTAAATCATTAATTCTATGTCAAAACCCATCCAGTTGGTCTGTTCATCCTAAGGACCAGTGTTATTATGCGGGTGTGTCTAGCTTTGGTGCAGGTGGCAGTAATGCGCATGTGATTTTACAAAGCTATGAGCATACGATTCAGCCTAAAGTTAGTCCCCTGCCGCGAACCGTATTTCAAAACCGTCGCTATGCTCATGAAGTTGAAAATAGCACGACTCCAGATCGATTTTATGAATATGTATGGCAGCAACAGGAACAACTTACGAATAAACCGCTGGTGCCCGCATCATGTAAATGGGTGGTGCTAAGCACTAAAAGTAATGAAGCAGAGATAAGAAAACATTTGGCTCAAGATGTTATCCACTTTATTTATACCTCTCAAAGTGAATGGCACTTCCCTCAAGAGCAGAGCGTAGTAACGTCAAAACAAATAATCGAGTTATTGCCTGATGAGTTTATATTGCTTGATTGCTGCAATGATGAGCTTGAGTTAATTGAACATTTAAGTTTTTTACAACAGATTGCTCTCGCCACTAAAAAAGGAACGATACTGCAGATTAACGAAAGCCATTCACCTAACTTGGAGGTGATCGCTTATTTTCTGAGGTGCATGAATGAACAAACTATAGGATTAAAAACAGCTACCCTAGTGCTGGAGCCTCCATTTTTTACCTACGAACTCATTCAAGAGGAATTAAGGCAAATAAACCTTAATTATCATAAAATTCGTTATACTCAAGCACAGCGCTTTATCCAAGTATTACAAGAGCGGGAATATAAGAAATCAGCCTCTATTTCCATAGACTCGGAAAAGGTTTACTTAATTACAGGCGGTACGAGTGGTATCGGTGCGGAAGTTGCAAAGTGGCTCGTTGCGCGCGGTGTTCGTAAATTAATTTTAACTGGAATTACCCCTTTACCCCAAGAAAATTTATGGGAGCATTATCTGCAGTCGTCTTGTAAGGCAGGAAAAACCGTTCAATTGATTCACCAATTAAAAAAGCAAGGTTGTGTAGTGTTTTACTACATCGGAGATTTAGCTCAAGAGGAATTATTAGCCACTTTTTTAAAAATAGTCATGAAGGAAAAAAGTCATTTTGGTTGGATTTTCCATTGTGCAGGCGTTACCCCAAAGCAAACCAAGTCCCTCACTGAGCTTACCAAAAATGAGTTCGCTCAAATGTTCCATCCTAAAAAAGCAGCACTTGATGCGTTATGGCCGGTAGTAAACTCTTATGGATTCGAACGATTAGTTCTTTTTTCTTCTGTATCAGGGGTTCTTCCAGAACTTGCAATGGGGGTCGTTGATTATGCTTTGAGTAATCATTATTTAAACGCATTTGCCCAACTGCATCCGGGAAAAGTATTGAGTATTGCATGGCCTGCATGGAATGAGTTTAGTAAAAACGCGGAGCGAAGTAGCAGTTATCAACGAAGCCAACTTGGAAGTTATAAAACCCATGAAGCCCTGGCATTACTTACAACGTTATTAGCTTCTGCAACAAGTTCTTCAGTGATCATGCCAAGTAAGAATGGCCGTTCTCTAAATGCTCCTTTGTCAGAGCAGAATTTATCAATTCCAAGCAATGCATTAGAGATGTTAAAGCGGATCCTTATGGAGGTGGTCGGTGTTACTGAAGACGAGATTAAGCTGGATAGGAGTTTTGCCGAATATGGAATTGATTCGGTTCTTTTAATGGCTTTGTTAAAGAAAATAGAAGCGGTAATGGGCTTAATGCTTGCTGCAGAAGTGATCTTTGAACACAATACGCTTGGCCGCTTAGCGTCTCATATCCAACAAATTAATGGCTTCGAACCCGAGACATTGAGCAAGCCAATGATAACCCTAAAACAACGAAACAATCCGAAGAAAATTGCAGTAATTGGTATCGGATGCCAGTTCCCTGGTGCCCATAATGTGGAACAATTTTGGGATAATTTACTGGATGCTAAAATCTCAATTACCCCCATTCCTAAAGACCGCGTTGATCGAATTGAATATGTTGCTTTTCACGGTGGATTTATTGAGGAACATGCATGGGCATCTGCACTTGATTTTGGATTTTCTAAAGCGCATCACCGGCAAATTAATCCTTTAGTTACGCGTGCATTGACGTTAAGTCAGCACGCTATTTTTGATGCCGGTTTTACCAAGGAAACAATCAAAGGGATGAATGCCGGGGTCTTCGTAGGTGCACGTGCAGATTTTAGTGCGCAACAAGAGATTAACCAGTTTACCATTATTGGTCAGGGGCAAAATTTTATTGCGGCTCATATCAATCATTTTTTTGATTTGAGCGGTACTGCGGAAGTCGTAGATACGGCTTGTTCATCTTCTTTGGTTGCATTGTATCATGCAGTTTCTGCGCTAAGAGCAGGTGATATTGAACTGGCTTTAGTCGGGGGTATTGATGGATTAGTCAATACTCGGCCTTTTGCTTTGATGGATGCAGCTAAAGCGTTATCACCGGATTTTAGATGTCGTCCTTTTGATGTTCGTGCGAATGGCATTGTTCTCAGTGAAGGCGGTGGTTTTGTCGTTTTAAAACCTTTAGAACAAGCAATCGCAGATGGAAATAAGATCTATTGTGTTATTGAAGGCATTGCGGTCAATAATGATGGGAGTACTATGGGGTATACGACTCCCAATCCTAAAGCTCAGCAAAAAGTGATTCAAAAGGCATTAGCCAATGCCGGTTTGACAGCACAGCATTTGGACTATGTTGAAATGCATGCTACCGGCACAGAATTGGGTGATCCTATGGAATTACAGGCCTTAACTCATGTTTTAGGCCACTCATCCATTAAAAAATGTGTAGTCGGTGGTGTGAAAGCAAATATTGGTCACACATTAAGTGCTGCCGGCATGGCTGGGTTCATTAAGACGGCTTTATGCAGTTACCATCATTGTTTGTTGCCTCAGCCTGAAAAAATAACTCCCAATCCTCGTTATGATTTTGCCCATTCTCCGTTGTGTTTGATTGATGAACCCAAAATCTTAGATGCGACTCGCACTCATTATTTTGGGGTGAGTGCATTTGGTTTTGGAGGAACAAATGCTCATGTAATTCTTTCGAGTAGGATCCCAAAGCACCAATCAATAAAGCGAGCCGTTTCACAACGGAAAGAACCAAATTCCGAAATAATGGATGAATTTTTTAATGTTGAACGAATTTAA